A part of Micromonospora chersina genomic DNA contains:
- a CDS encoding alpha/beta fold hydrolase — protein MKPAALWPDHLLPAHHVPPPWPGRNVRLDGTVTYVRDTPATAPGAEPALYVHGLGGSSQNWTDLAGLLADRLDGQAIDLPGFGRSEPGRRYTVPAFADRVVRWIEHSDRGPVHLFGNSLGGAVTVRVAALRPDLVRTLTLISPALPFLDFRRSLQGRMLPLLAIPRGERLAAWRLAQLAPEVMAQQVMEACIADLTRISEQRRLEAVEEIRIRYEAAHYAAAYVRTFRGLVSSFLRSYLPGSGSLWRLAASVRVPTLVVGGRQDRLVDVRVAPQAARVIPDSRLLLLDGVGHVAQLEVPRTVARAVLALLAEASPAGSPPGGDGTSTAQPGAGRGRGDAGARSVTGRPAGQASELIAETGEGGRRRDMAG, from the coding sequence ATGAAGCCCGCCGCCCTCTGGCCGGACCACCTCCTGCCCGCGCACCACGTCCCGCCACCCTGGCCCGGCCGGAACGTCCGGCTCGACGGCACCGTGACGTACGTGCGGGACACCCCGGCCACCGCTCCCGGCGCCGAGCCGGCGCTCTACGTGCACGGCCTCGGTGGCTCGTCGCAGAACTGGACGGACCTGGCCGGCCTGCTCGCCGACCGGCTCGACGGCCAGGCGATCGACCTGCCCGGCTTCGGGCGCAGCGAGCCCGGCCGGCGTTACACCGTGCCGGCCTTCGCGGACCGGGTGGTCCGCTGGATCGAGCACAGCGACCGGGGGCCGGTGCACCTGTTCGGCAATTCGCTGGGCGGCGCCGTCACGGTCCGGGTGGCGGCGCTGCGGCCGGACCTGGTGCGGACGCTGACCCTGATCTCCCCGGCCCTGCCGTTCCTGGACTTCCGGCGGTCGTTGCAGGGGCGGATGCTGCCGCTGCTGGCGATCCCCCGGGGCGAGCGGCTGGCCGCGTGGCGGCTGGCCCAGCTCGCCCCCGAGGTGATGGCCCAGCAGGTGATGGAGGCGTGCATCGCCGACCTGACCCGGATCAGCGAGCAGCGCCGGCTGGAGGCGGTCGAGGAGATCCGGATCCGGTACGAGGCGGCCCACTACGCCGCCGCCTACGTCCGGACCTTCCGGGGCCTGGTCTCCAGCTTCCTGCGGTCGTACCTGCCGGGGTCGGGCTCGCTGTGGCGGCTGGCGGCATCGGTGCGGGTGCCGACGCTCGTGGTGGGCGGGCGGCAGGACCGGCTGGTCGACGTGCGGGTGGCGCCGCAGGCCGCCCGGGTGATTCCGGACAGCCGCCTGCTGCTGCTCGACGGGGTCGGGCACGTGGCCCAGCTGGAGGTGCCCCGGACCGTGGCGCGGGCGGTGCTGGCGCTGCTGGCCGAGGCGTCCCCCGCCGGTTCGCCGCCCGGTGGGGACGGCACCTCGACGGCGCAGCCGGGCGCCGGGCGAGGACGGGGCGACGCCGGAGCGAGGAGCGTGACCGGGCGCCCGGCGGGGCAGGCCAGCGAGCTGATCGCCGAAACGGGGGAGGGCGGGCGGCGGCGCGACATGGCAGGCTGA
- a CDS encoding DUF3152 domain-containing protein, with protein MPTSVRPRAARPAARPAGRWRSALVVCAFFAAAAVGIGVALQLPSAEALVEVGSAARSPVPASAPPSGASPTPSPSPSTAPVSTAPVAPVLSLPGPVPSHGRGSFGYDDRTGGVLGRAGVLRRFRVAVEDGSGEDVHAFGDAVQRALAGPGSWVDGGRLRLQRVGPGSASDFTIYLATRDTAGRLCGAGGINIRVGGVPYTSCRVTGKVVINLDRWRTSAPHLVAAKLPLDTYRLYVINHEVGHQLGHHHEACPGAGRPAPVMQQQTLFLNGCRPNPWPYLSGKRYTGPAV; from the coding sequence ATGCCCACCTCCGTCCGTCCGCGTGCCGCGCGGCCCGCCGCCCGGCCCGCCGGCCGCTGGCGTTCCGCCCTCGTGGTCTGCGCCTTCTTCGCCGCCGCCGCGGTCGGCATCGGCGTGGCCCTGCAGCTTCCGTCGGCCGAGGCGCTTGTCGAGGTCGGTTCGGCGGCCCGGTCGCCCGTGCCGGCAAGTGCGCCGCCGTCGGGCGCGTCGCCGACACCGTCGCCGTCGCCGTCGACGGCCCCGGTGTCGACCGCCCCGGTGGCGCCGGTGCTGAGCCTGCCCGGGCCGGTGCCCTCGCACGGGCGGGGGAGCTTCGGCTACGACGACCGGACCGGCGGGGTGCTGGGCCGGGCCGGGGTCCTGCGCCGGTTCCGGGTGGCGGTGGAGGACGGCTCCGGTGAGGACGTGCACGCCTTCGGCGACGCGGTGCAGCGGGCGCTGGCCGGGCCGGGGAGCTGGGTGGACGGTGGCCGGCTGCGGTTGCAGCGGGTCGGCCCGGGCAGCGCGTCCGACTTCACCATCTACCTGGCCACCCGGGACACGGCGGGCCGGCTCTGTGGCGCCGGGGGCATCAACATCCGGGTGGGCGGGGTGCCGTACACGTCCTGTCGGGTCACCGGCAAGGTGGTGATCAACCTGGACCGGTGGCGGACCTCGGCGCCGCACCTGGTGGCGGCGAAGCTGCCGCTGGACACCTACCGGCTCTACGTGATCAATCACGAGGTGGGCCACCAGTTGGGCCACCATCACGAGGCCTGCCCGGGGGCGGGCCGGCCGGCGCCGGTGATGCAGCAGCAGACGCTCTTCCTGAACGGCTGCCGGCCGAACCCGTGGCCGTACCTGTCCGGGAAGCGGTACACCGGTCCGGCGGTCTGA
- a CDS encoding DUF3152 domain-containing protein, translating into MTSSSPYDPPEDPAPAGDRPSARLDFDRPPTHPGTPAPARPGVRRMRRRRRRAVLLLAVLLAAGAGAFEATRLAGPDWPVHLSTRHPLSAADPSLANGAGAGTRTEPRGYPTAGPGSFAAADGRSPVRGHDGPLRRYRIEVERDAGQDADEFAATVDAVLGDPRSWIASGELRVQRVPEAAAADFTIYLATPATSERMCAEGGLSTERYTSCRLPGRVVINLARWMEAVPDYGAPLEVYRTYVVNHEVGHELGELHQACPGPGEPAPVMQQQTYGLDGCVANAWPYVDGVRYSGEPTDGV; encoded by the coding sequence ATGACGTCGTCGTCCCCTTACGACCCGCCTGAGGATCCCGCGCCGGCCGGCGACCGCCCGTCGGCGCGGCTCGACTTCGACCGTCCGCCGACCCACCCCGGGACCCCGGCGCCGGCCCGTCCCGGCGTGCGCCGGATGCGGCGCCGCCGCCGGCGGGCCGTGCTGCTCCTGGCGGTGCTGCTCGCCGCGGGCGCCGGCGCGTTCGAGGCGACCCGGCTGGCCGGCCCGGACTGGCCGGTGCACCTGTCCACCCGGCATCCGCTGTCCGCCGCCGATCCGTCGCTGGCCAACGGCGCCGGCGCGGGGACCCGGACCGAGCCGCGCGGGTACCCCACGGCGGGCCCCGGCAGCTTCGCGGCCGCCGACGGCCGGTCACCCGTACGCGGCCACGACGGCCCGCTGCGCCGCTACCGGATCGAGGTCGAGCGGGACGCCGGGCAGGACGCGGACGAGTTCGCCGCCACCGTGGACGCGGTGCTCGGCGACCCGCGCAGCTGGATCGCCTCGGGGGAGCTCCGGGTGCAGCGGGTGCCCGAGGCGGCCGCCGCCGACTTCACCATCTACCTGGCCACCCCGGCCACCTCCGAGCGGATGTGCGCCGAGGGCGGCCTGAGCACCGAGCGGTACACCTCGTGCCGGCTGCCCGGACGGGTCGTCATCAACCTGGCCCGGTGGATGGAGGCGGTGCCCGACTACGGCGCCCCGCTGGAGGTGTACCGGACGTACGTGGTCAACCACGAGGTCGGACACGAGCTCGGCGAGCTGCACCAGGCGTGCCCCGGGCCCGGCGAGCCGGCGCCGGTGATGCAGCAGCAGACGTACGGGCTGGACGGCTGCGTGGCGAACGCCTGGCCGTACGTCGACGGGGTCCGCTACTCCGGCGAGCCGACCGACGGGGTCTGA
- the moeZ gene encoding adenylyltransferase/sulfurtransferase MoeZ, whose product MADPYRGERQWRGPTADPGESTVSLPPLVEPAAELTVDEIRRYSRHLIIPDVGVEGQKRLKNARVLCVGAGGLGSPALMYLAAAGVGTLGIIDFDTVDESNLQRQIIHGVSDVGRSKAESAAASIREINPLVNVEIHNTALDRDNVREIFSGYDLIVDGTDNFATRYMVNDAAVLLGKPYVWGSIYRFDGQASVFWAEHGPCYRCLYPEPPPPGMVPSCAEGGVLGVLCASIGSIQVNEAIKLLAGIGEPLVGRLMVYDALEMSYRKIKVRKDPNCVLCGENPTVTDLLEDYEDFCGAVSDEAQEAVVDSTITALELKEWQDAGKDIFLVDVREPAEYEIVRIPGATLIPKGEIISGDALARLPQDKQIVLHCKSGVRSAEALAALKAAGFRDAVHVQGGVLSWIKQIDPSLPAY is encoded by the coding sequence ATGGCCGATCCCTACCGGGGCGAGCGACAATGGCGCGGTCCCACCGCCGATCCCGGGGAGTCCACCGTGTCGTTGCCCCCGCTCGTCGAGCCCGCCGCCGAGCTGACCGTAGACGAGATCCGTCGCTACTCGCGCCACCTGATCATTCCGGACGTCGGGGTGGAGGGGCAGAAGCGGCTGAAGAACGCCCGGGTGCTCTGCGTCGGCGCCGGCGGTCTCGGCTCGCCGGCCCTCATGTACCTCGCCGCCGCGGGTGTCGGCACCCTCGGCATCATCGACTTCGACACCGTCGACGAGTCCAACCTCCAGCGCCAGATCATCCACGGCGTCTCCGACGTGGGCCGGTCCAAGGCCGAGTCCGCCGCCGCCTCGATCCGCGAGATCAACCCGCTGGTCAACGTGGAGATCCACAACACCGCGCTGGACCGGGACAACGTCCGGGAGATCTTCTCCGGCTACGACCTGATCGTCGACGGCACCGACAACTTCGCCACCCGCTACATGGTCAACGACGCGGCCGTGCTGCTCGGCAAGCCGTACGTCTGGGGTTCGATCTACCGGTTCGACGGCCAGGCATCGGTGTTCTGGGCCGAGCACGGCCCCTGCTACCGCTGCCTCTACCCGGAGCCCCCGCCGCCCGGCATGGTCCCCTCCTGCGCCGAGGGTGGCGTGCTCGGCGTGCTCTGCGCGTCCATCGGGTCGATCCAGGTCAACGAGGCGATCAAGCTGCTGGCCGGCATCGGCGAGCCGCTGGTCGGCCGGCTGATGGTCTACGACGCCCTGGAGATGAGCTACCGCAAGATCAAGGTTCGCAAGGACCCGAACTGCGTGCTCTGCGGCGAGAACCCCACGGTCACCGACCTGCTGGAGGACTACGAGGACTTCTGCGGCGCGGTCTCCGACGAGGCGCAGGAGGCGGTGGTCGACTCGACCATCACCGCCCTGGAGCTGAAGGAGTGGCAGGACGCCGGCAAGGACATCTTCCTGGTCGACGTCCGCGAGCCGGCCGAGTACGAGATCGTCCGGATCCCCGGCGCCACCCTGATCCCCAAGGGCGAGATCATCTCGGGCGACGCGCTGGCGAGGCTCCCGCAGGACAAGCAGATCGTGCTGCACTGCAAGTCCGGCGTCCGCTCCGCCGAGGCGCTCGCCGCGCTGAAGGCGGCCGGCTTCCGGGACGCCGTCCACGTCCAGGGCGGGGTGCTCTCCTGGATCAAGCAGATCGACCCGTCGCTGCCCGCGTACTGA
- a CDS encoding glutamate-5-semialdehyde dehydrogenase — MSVVEQARRARSAAEALAVTTRTVKDAALRAMADALVARTPEILTANAADLAAGREAGLSAAVLDRLALDEGRVAAIADALRQMAALPDPVGEVVRGATLPNGLELRQVRVPFGVVGIIYEGRPNVTVDAAGICLKSGNAALLRGSSSAAHSNAALVAVLRDAVAGAGLPADAVQLLDSSTRDSVKELMRARGLVDVLIPRGGASLIRTVVEESTVPVIETGVGNCHVYVDAAADLAKAVAVTLNSKTQRLSTCNTAESLLVHADIADDFLPAVLAAFADAGVTVHGDARVAAYSDAVVPATEEDFDTEYLSADISVAVVDSLDAAVAHIRRHGTGHTEAIVTDSQPAAREFVARVDAAAVMVNASTRFTDGGEFGFGAEIGISTQKLHARGPMGLPELTSTKYVVTGDGHRR, encoded by the coding sequence ATGAGCGTCGTCGAGCAGGCCCGCCGGGCCCGGAGCGCGGCGGAGGCCCTCGCGGTCACCACCCGCACGGTCAAGGACGCCGCGTTGCGGGCGATGGCCGACGCGCTGGTGGCGCGTACCCCGGAGATCCTGACCGCGAACGCGGCGGACCTGGCGGCCGGACGGGAGGCCGGGCTGAGCGCGGCCGTGCTGGACCGGCTGGCCCTCGACGAGGGCCGGGTGGCCGCCATCGCCGACGCGCTGCGCCAGATGGCCGCGCTGCCCGACCCCGTCGGCGAGGTGGTCCGCGGCGCGACCCTGCCCAACGGGCTGGAGCTGCGCCAGGTCAGGGTGCCGTTCGGGGTGGTCGGCATCATCTACGAGGGCCGCCCCAACGTGACAGTCGACGCGGCCGGGATCTGCCTGAAGTCCGGCAACGCGGCGCTGCTGCGCGGCTCCTCCTCGGCGGCCCACTCCAACGCCGCCCTGGTCGCGGTGCTCCGCGACGCCGTCGCCGGCGCCGGCCTGCCGGCCGACGCGGTGCAGCTCCTCGACTCCAGCACCCGCGACTCGGTAAAGGAGCTGATGCGCGCCCGCGGCCTGGTCGACGTGCTGATCCCGCGCGGCGGCGCGTCGCTGATCCGCACCGTCGTCGAGGAGTCCACCGTGCCGGTGATCGAGACCGGGGTGGGCAACTGCCACGTCTACGTGGACGCCGCCGCCGACCTGGCCAAGGCCGTGGCGGTCACCCTGAACTCGAAGACCCAGCGCCTCTCGACCTGCAACACGGCCGAGTCGTTGCTGGTGCACGCGGACATCGCGGACGACTTCCTGCCGGCCGTGCTTGCCGCCTTCGCCGACGCCGGGGTGACAGTGCACGGCGACGCGCGGGTGGCGGCCTACTCCGACGCGGTGGTGCCGGCCACCGAGGAGGACTTCGACACGGAATACCTCTCCGCCGACATCTCGGTCGCGGTGGTCGACTCGCTGGACGCGGCCGTCGCGCACATCCGGCGGCACGGCACCGGGCACACCGAGGCGATCGTCACCGACTCCCAGCCGGCGGCCCGCGAGTTCGTGGCCCGGGTGGACGCCGCCGCCGTGATGGTGAACGCCTCGACCCGGTTCACCGACGGCGGCGAGTTCGGCTTCGGCGCCGAGATCGGCATCTCCACCCAGAAGCTGCACGCCCGCGGCCCCATGGGGCTGCCCGAGCTGACCAGCACCAAGTACGTGGTCACCGGCGACGGCCACCGGCGCTGA
- the proB gene encoding glutamate 5-kinase, producing MGTRRGAADRSAQNGPVREAVTSARRIVVKIGSSSLTTPAGGLDDTRVDALVDPLGALAAAGREVVLVSSGAIAAGLAPLGLPRRPRDLATQQAAASVGQGLLIGRYAAAFARHRLTVGQVLLTVDDVTRRAHYRNAYRTLRKLLDLRAVPIVNENDTVATEEIRFGDNDRLAALVAALVDADLLVLLSDVDALWTGDPARAGSTRITEVHGEGDLAGVDIGGAGRAGVGTGGMVTKVEAARIATGFGIPVVLTAAPLAAPALAGEPVGTFFHPSSRRPAARLFWLAHATAPRGRLHLDPGAVQAVVGRRKSLLPAGITAVDGAFTAGDPVDLVDTEGAPVARGLVNYDAVELPGLLGRSTTELAAALGPAYEREVVHRDDLVLL from the coding sequence ATGGGAACGCGCCGAGGTGCGGCGGACCGCAGCGCGCAGAATGGTCCGGTGCGCGAAGCAGTCACCTCGGCCCGCCGGATCGTCGTCAAGATCGGCTCGTCCTCGCTGACCACCCCGGCGGGCGGCCTGGACGACACCCGCGTCGACGCGCTCGTCGACCCGCTCGGCGCGCTGGCCGCCGCCGGGCGCGAGGTGGTGCTGGTGTCCTCCGGCGCGATCGCCGCCGGCCTGGCCCCGCTCGGGCTGCCCCGGCGCCCCCGCGACCTGGCCACCCAGCAGGCCGCCGCCAGCGTCGGGCAGGGCCTGCTCATCGGCCGGTACGCGGCGGCCTTCGCCCGGCACCGGCTGACCGTCGGGCAGGTGCTGCTCACCGTCGACGACGTGACCCGGCGAGCGCACTACCGCAACGCGTACCGGACCCTGCGCAAGCTGCTCGACCTGCGGGCCGTGCCGATCGTCAACGAGAACGACACGGTGGCCACCGAGGAGATCCGGTTCGGCGACAACGACCGGCTGGCCGCGCTTGTCGCCGCCCTGGTCGACGCCGACCTGCTGGTGCTGCTGTCGGACGTGGACGCCCTCTGGACCGGCGACCCGGCCCGCGCCGGCAGCACCCGGATCACCGAGGTGCACGGCGAGGGCGACCTGGCCGGCGTCGACATCGGCGGGGCCGGCCGGGCCGGCGTGGGCACCGGCGGCATGGTCACCAAGGTCGAGGCTGCCCGGATCGCCACCGGCTTCGGCATCCCCGTGGTGCTCACGGCCGCGCCGCTGGCCGCGCCGGCGCTGGCCGGCGAGCCGGTAGGCACCTTCTTCCACCCGAGCAGCCGGCGCCCCGCCGCCCGCCTCTTCTGGCTGGCGCACGCCACCGCGCCACGCGGCCGGCTGCACCTCGACCCGGGCGCGGTGCAGGCGGTGGTGGGCCGGCGCAAGTCGCTGCTCCCGGCCGGGATCACCGCGGTGGACGGCGCGTTCACCGCCGGGGACCCGGTGGACCTGGTCGACACCGAGGGCGCACCGGTCGCCCGCGGGCTGGTCAACTACGACGCGGTCGAGCTGCCCGGGCTGCTCGGCCGCTCCACCACGGAACTCGCCGCGGCGCTCGGCCCGGCGTACGAACGGGAGGTCGTCCACCGCGACGACCTCGTACTGCTGTGA
- a CDS encoding MGMT family protein translates to MTPDEYVEAVLDLVERIPPGRVMSYGAVADALADRSGRASARLVGSIMARHGGGVPWHRVVNSAGRLPPGHEVEARARLRAEGCPLRPAGVDMAAAAWSPDEGM, encoded by the coding sequence GTGACACCTGACGAGTACGTCGAGGCGGTGCTGGACCTGGTCGAGCGGATCCCGCCCGGCCGGGTGATGTCGTACGGGGCGGTGGCCGACGCCCTCGCGGACCGGTCGGGGCGGGCCTCGGCCCGGCTGGTCGGTTCGATCATGGCCCGGCACGGGGGCGGGGTGCCCTGGCACCGGGTGGTGAACTCGGCCGGCCGGCTGCCACCGGGGCACGAGGTGGAGGCGCGGGCGCGGCTGCGTGCCGAGGGCTGCCCGCTGCGTCCCGCCGGGGTGGACATGGCGGCGGCCGCCTGGTCGCCCGACGAGGGGATGTGA
- a CDS encoding MFS transporter, with the protein MTGTGGSLPRRVHAGYALGSLVTGAFGTVPGLLLLPYLTDTLGVAAGVAALLVLLPKAWDVLVNPVAGRISDRTRSRWGARRPYLLGGGLALAVLFAAIFAAPFGAGPAAGTYVALAFLATATAFAFFQVPYVAMPAELTDDPAERTRLMSWRIAVLALAILVSGAVAPAVVTAGGDGVPGHRWMGLFVAALIVAGTVGAFLGTRSAPAGTVGESEPSLRAQLAVAGRNRPFRALLVCFVIQSAGVATVLAGVKYFADQVLRAPDSGPTLLFACFVGPALLVMPLWTRAGARLGKRAALVAASLLFAAGALALVASPALPAAGVYAVVALIGVGYAGQQVFALAMLPDCIAYDTARTGRRQAGVFTGLWTAGETFGLALGPGIYGLVLQLSGYVSSSTGVAADQSATARLGVLLGFTVLPALLVAAPVALLRGYTLTPADLAAVAPGSDDQGFVVADESR; encoded by the coding sequence ATGACAGGAACGGGCGGGAGCCTGCCTCGCCGGGTGCACGCCGGATACGCGCTGGGCTCGCTGGTCACCGGCGCGTTCGGGACGGTGCCGGGGCTGCTCCTGCTGCCGTACCTCACCGACACGCTGGGCGTCGCGGCCGGGGTGGCCGCCCTGCTCGTGCTCCTGCCGAAGGCGTGGGACGTGCTGGTGAACCCGGTCGCCGGGCGGATCTCCGACCGGACCCGGTCCCGGTGGGGCGCGCGCCGGCCGTACCTGCTCGGTGGCGGGCTGGCGCTGGCCGTGCTCTTCGCCGCGATCTTCGCGGCGCCGTTCGGCGCCGGACCGGCCGCCGGGACGTACGTGGCCCTGGCGTTCCTGGCCACCGCGACGGCGTTCGCCTTCTTCCAGGTGCCCTACGTGGCGATGCCCGCCGAGCTGACCGACGACCCGGCGGAGCGTACCCGGCTGATGAGCTGGCGGATCGCGGTGCTGGCGCTGGCCATCCTGGTCTCCGGGGCGGTGGCCCCGGCCGTGGTGACCGCCGGCGGCGACGGCGTGCCCGGGCACCGCTGGATGGGCCTGTTCGTGGCGGCGCTCATCGTGGCCGGCACGGTCGGCGCGTTCCTCGGCACCCGGTCCGCGCCGGCCGGCACGGTGGGGGAGAGCGAGCCGAGCCTGCGCGCCCAACTCGCCGTCGCCGGCCGGAACCGGCCGTTCCGGGCGCTGCTGGTCTGCTTCGTGATCCAGTCCGCCGGTGTCGCCACCGTGCTGGCCGGCGTGAAGTACTTCGCCGACCAGGTGCTCCGCGCCCCGGACAGCGGGCCGACGCTGCTCTTCGCCTGCTTCGTCGGCCCGGCGCTGCTGGTCATGCCGCTGTGGACCCGGGCCGGCGCCCGGCTCGGCAAGCGCGCCGCGCTGGTCGCCGCGTCGCTGCTCTTCGCGGCCGGCGCGCTCGCCCTTGTCGCGTCCCCGGCGCTGCCGGCCGCCGGGGTGTACGCGGTGGTCGCGCTGATCGGCGTCGGCTACGCCGGCCAGCAGGTCTTCGCGCTGGCCATGCTGCCGGACTGCATCGCCTACGACACCGCGCGCACCGGCCGCCGGCAGGCCGGCGTGTTCACCGGGCTGTGGACCGCCGGGGAGACCTTCGGCCTGGCCCTCGGCCCCGGCATCTACGGCCTGGTCCTCCAGCTCTCCGGCTACGTCAGCTCGTCCACCGGCGTCGCGGCGGACCAGTCGGCGACCGCCCGGCTCGGCGTGCTGCTCGGCTTCACCGTCCTGCCGGCGCTGCTCGTCGCCGCCCCGGTGGCGCTGCTGCGCGGCTACACCCTGACCCCGGCCGACCTGGCCGCCGTCGCCCCCGGTTCCGACGACCAGGGATTCGTGGTCGCGGATGAGAGCCGCTGA
- a CDS encoding pyridoxal phosphate-dependent decarboxylase family protein, producing the protein MIDETTGALPVEGMPAARVLDEIRALRAADRPTHGGRLFAYVYDPGVAGLDELAQAAYAESAHVNGLDPTAFPSLLAMENALVGAAARLLGGGPGTSAPDVVGSVTSGGTESLILAVKAARDARPDLTEPRIVVPVSGHAAFAKAAHYLRVALDPVPVDPVTLRPAPADVAAAIRPETVLVVASAPSYAHGVIDPVAEIAAGAAAAGVRCHVDACFGGWTLPWLRRLGAPVPPFDFAVPGVTSISVDLHKYAYAPKGVSVLLHRDPGLRAPQFFAYADWPGYTMVNPVIASTRSGGPIAAAYATLRHLGEDGYLRLAAVTRDAVAGLADAVRAVDGLRLLAEPESTVVCFTADDPGLDLFVLVDELTARGWHTQPQLTYAGLPASVHLTVTAAVAPRVPEFGPALAEAAAAARAAGPVVLPPELLALAGSLTPEALTPDLIAGLSAGLGLGAGPAPDRMAAVNTLLQAAPVRLRERLLVEFVGLLQRPTW; encoded by the coding sequence ATGATCGACGAAACGACGGGCGCGCTGCCTGTCGAGGGGATGCCTGCCGCGCGGGTGCTCGACGAGATCCGGGCCCTGCGGGCGGCCGACCGTCCGACCCACGGCGGGCGGCTGTTCGCCTACGTCTACGACCCCGGGGTGGCCGGGCTGGACGAGCTGGCGCAGGCCGCGTACGCCGAGAGCGCGCACGTCAACGGCCTCGACCCCACCGCCTTCCCGTCGCTGCTGGCCATGGAGAACGCGCTGGTCGGGGCGGCCGCCCGGCTGCTCGGCGGCGGACCCGGCACGTCCGCGCCGGACGTGGTCGGCAGCGTCACCAGCGGCGGCACCGAGTCGCTGATCCTGGCCGTCAAGGCGGCCCGGGACGCCCGGCCCGACCTCACCGAGCCGCGGATCGTGGTGCCGGTCAGCGGGCACGCCGCCTTCGCCAAGGCGGCCCACTACCTGCGGGTGGCCCTCGACCCGGTGCCGGTGGACCCGGTGACCCTGCGTCCGGCTCCCGCCGACGTGGCCGCCGCGATCCGCCCCGAGACCGTGCTGGTGGTCGCCTCCGCCCCGTCGTACGCGCACGGCGTGATCGACCCGGTGGCGGAGATCGCGGCCGGGGCGGCGGCGGCCGGGGTGCGCTGCCACGTGGACGCCTGCTTCGGCGGCTGGACGCTGCCCTGGCTGCGCCGGCTCGGCGCGCCGGTGCCCCCGTTCGACTTCGCCGTGCCCGGGGTCACCTCGATCTCGGTCGACCTGCACAAGTACGCGTACGCGCCGAAGGGCGTGTCGGTGCTGCTGCACCGGGATCCGGGGCTGCGCGCGCCGCAGTTCTTCGCGTACGCGGACTGGCCCGGCTACACGATGGTCAACCCGGTGATCGCGTCGACCCGGTCGGGCGGGCCGATCGCGGCCGCGTACGCCACCCTGCGGCACCTCGGCGAGGACGGCTACCTGCGGCTGGCCGCGGTGACCCGTGACGCGGTCGCCGGGCTGGCCGACGCGGTCCGCGCGGTCGACGGGCTGCGGCTGCTGGCCGAGCCGGAGTCGACGGTGGTCTGCTTCACCGCCGACGACCCGGGGCTGGACCTGTTCGTGCTGGTGGACGAGCTGACCGCCCGGGGCTGGCACACCCAGCCGCAGCTCACGTACGCGGGCCTGCCGGCCAGCGTGCACCTCACGGTCACCGCGGCGGTGGCCCCGCGGGTGCCCGAGTTCGGCCCGGCGCTGGCCGAGGCGGCGGCGGCCGCCCGGGCGGCCGGGCCGGTCGTGCTGCCGCCGGAACTGCTGGCGCTCGCCGGCAGCCTCACCCCGGAGGCGCTCACCCCCGACCTGATCGCCGGGCTCTCCGCCGGCCTCGGACTCGGCGCGGGACCGGCGCCGGACCGGATGGCGGCGGTGAACACGCTGCTCCAGGCGGCCCCGGTCCGGCTGCGGGAGCGGCTGCTCGTGGAGTTCGTCGGGCTGCTCCAGCGCCCGACCTGGTGA
- a CDS encoding SigE family RNA polymerase sigma factor, giving the protein MTVTREPRLGEPPPGGTADRPEHPGRGEAVDFDGLYHAHFRSLTLQLAAYCGDLSQAQDLVQEAFCRAFARWSRVSRYDDPVAWVRRVAWNLATSRWRRLRTAQSWLHRQREEHVPGPGPDRVALTAALAQLPAVQRRAVVLHYLADLTVVQIAEQEGVPEGTVKSWLHRGRAALAAQLATTNEVNHHD; this is encoded by the coding sequence ATGACGGTGACGAGGGAGCCACGGCTCGGCGAGCCGCCACCCGGGGGGACAGCGGACCGGCCGGAACACCCGGGCCGGGGCGAGGCGGTCGACTTCGACGGGCTCTACCATGCGCACTTCCGGTCCCTGACGCTCCAGCTCGCCGCCTACTGCGGCGACCTGTCGCAGGCGCAGGACCTGGTGCAGGAGGCGTTCTGCCGGGCGTTCGCCCGCTGGTCGCGGGTGTCCCGCTACGACGACCCGGTGGCCTGGGTGCGCCGGGTCGCCTGGAACCTGGCCACGAGCCGCTGGCGGCGGCTGCGGACGGCCCAGTCCTGGCTGCACCGGCAGCGCGAGGAGCACGTGCCGGGTCCGGGCCCGGACCGGGTGGCGCTGACCGCCGCGCTGGCCCAGTTGCCGGCCGTCCAGCGCCGCGCCGTGGTGCTGCACTACCTGGCCGATCTCACGGTCGTGCAGATCGCGGAGCAGGAGGGGGTGCCGGAGGGCACGGTCAAGTCCTGGCTGCACCGGGGCCGGGCCGCGCTGGCGGCCCAGCTCGCCACCACGAACGAGGTGAACCACCATGACTGA